The stretch of DNA GATACATAATTTGCAGCATCAGTTATAAAAATATCACCGTTAAATTGGTTCACAGCTATACCGTAAGGAGTCTCTATTTCATCCACTATGGGATTATTAATTAAACGATCACTTACTTGTTGCTCTGTCCTAACATTAATGATCCCATACGTCTTTTCATAACTGAATGTTTCGTAGCTGAATTCATTCGAGTAGTAATACAAATAATCTCCGACTATGGTAAAGTTGGATACGGGGATATTAAATGTTTTTTTGATTTGATGTGTTCTTGAATCAATCACATATAGATTAGAAGCTACATCATAGTAATTTCCACGTGTTGTCACATACAAATCTCCATCACTATCTTTTTTAATTCGATGCAAATTAACTTCCACATCTATTTTTTGTGTTTCTGTAAAGGTATTTAAATCAACCACTGATACAGTACGATCATAGTCAGGATAACGATATCCTCCTGAATTTGCAACGTATAAATTTTGACCTACAATTTCCAGTTCATCCGGTTGATAACCGACGGTCACTTCTCGACTAATCGCAAAGTTTATCGTATCAAATTCTACAACTTTACCTAAGGGTGCGCTTGGATCAGTTGCTATCGGTCCAGCATAAGAAGTAGCATAACCTTTTCCATCTTTAAAGGTTAAGTATCGACCATTTTCTAATGGTATCGTAGCAATATGACGAGCTGTCTTCACATCCATTACTTCTATAAAATTCGAGGCATTAATCACAGAATACAACTTGCCTCCATAAATTTTAATATCGTTTCCTACATCACCCAAAGAACGTACTATTTCAGGATTCGCAGTACTATAAATATTACGACTGTACGTTCCAGTTGCTAAATCCATAAAATCAATCGAAGCTTTGTTCGATCCCATATTCCCTTCATTCAACAGGTAAAATCCTGTAATGGCTGTAGGCTCTGGCTGTCCAATAACTTCTTGATCATTTCCTACAATACGATCATCATCATTACAACTGAATGTGGCAAATGAAAGCCCCATCAATACACTTAGACGAATAAATTTTCTCATAAATATGCACTAATAATTAATTTAAATTGACGACCTGGCATTGGATAATTTAAAACGATATCATAATATTTATTCATAATATTATTGACCTCGAATGATCCATTTAAGCGGATGTTTTTTAATTCAAATGATTTCTGAATCGATAAATCGTGCGTAAACCAAGGTTTGATATAATTGTATTTGTTGTTATTTTGATTGGCATCATAACGTTCTCCTACATATAGAAAACTATAATTAAATCCCCATGTCTTATAAGTGGAATTCATTACAAATGAGCCACTATGTACAGGGACATAAGGTATTTGATCCTTATAATAACTTCGGTTAGGTGAAGTATAATCTTGGGCTTGTTGATAAGTATAGTTGAGCGTTGTTTTTAATACTAATTTTCTGACATCAAACGCACCTTGTAATTTAACATCTGCTCCTTTGATTTGAACTTTTCCAAGATTCATCATCATCCATCGGAACATACTACCATTAGGTGCAGCTATAATTTTATCTTCAACTTCATTATAATAAGCATCTAACTTAGCGTTCAAATAATGCAACCTACCTAATTTCTTCCACGTATAATCTAATCCCAAATTATACTGATTGGTATATTCTGGTTTTAAATTCGAATACCCGATATTAGTGTAATACAAATCATTGAACGTTGGCATTCGAAATACTCGTTTATAAAAAGCATTGATATAGAATTCTTTGGTATTCAATGGTTGATAACTTCCTATGATCGTTGGTGTCCATACGGTTTTATCTGGCGCACTGGTATTCATTTCTACTTGTTCTCGCACAAATGATCCCAATATACTTCCTTGTAATTTCAAGCGTTTAAATTGATAAGTAGTAGCTAACGCTACTAATTGCGTATAACGTTGTGGATATGAAAAGTTTTTTAATGTCGCATCCAATTGATTGTATTGGAAATCATAAGCTACATTCATATCCCAATTGGATTGGATTTTATAGTAATGAGCCGACGAAAAATAAAATTCTTGTTGGGTATATTTATTTTGTGTTTTAATAGAGGATACAGTATCTACATAATGCGTAAAATCGTGCGCATATTTTAGATTGATTCGCGATTCAAATTTTCCCCATTTTTTTTGGATACTTCCTTGTGCAAAATAATTTTTATCCGTTAAAGTTTGTCCTTTTGCATCAAATCCATTCCGAATAATGGCAGCGGGTATACCACGATCAGACAAATAACTATAGCCTTTTACATTCCAATTTAAAGTTCCGTGCTGACCATAAAATCCAACTTCAAATCTTTTAGCCTCTATTTGCCCATCTTTACGAATGGCAGTTGTATCATGCGCTATACTGTTATCTGCATTTCGTTTTATTACACGAAATTTATATTCTCCATCACTTTTTACATATTCTGTACTGATTGATGTAGAAATTTTATCACTGATTTTATATTCAAATCGTGCTGATGGATTAATCAATTGGATAGATCCAGTCTTGTAACGTACAGTTAAATTGTAATTCTTTGATTCAAAAACTGGTTTTTTAGATTGTAAATAGATGGAGGATGCTGATGCATAATCTTTTGCAGATTGAAAAATGTTACTTTTTTGACCATTATACAACGAAATACTTTCTAAATCATCTAATGAATATTTGCCTAAATCCACCACACCATTTTGTGCATTTCCTAATTGTATGCCATCATAATATACACCCACGTGCTGACTTCCCATACTACGGACATCAACCGTCTTCAGACCACCTACACCACCATAATCTTTTAGTTGAACACCAGAAAAATAGCGTAAGGCATCAGCAACAGTATGACTGTTCAGACGTGTTAATGTTGCTCCCTCTAAAGTTTGAGGCGCAATTAGTTCTAAAGGTTTTGAATGATTGAGATTTACTTGTTGCAAATGATACACAGAATCTTTCACCTCTTGTCCATCAACAAAAGATCCTAATCCTATAATACAAAGGCAACAAAAGTAAAGCTGATATATAGTTCTCATTAGCATTTTACGTTTGTTGCTAACGAGAATATAAAGAAGTTAATTTAAGCCACACCTTCACAGGTATTCTGTTAAATTAGTATTCTTCGCTTTAGGTCCCGAAAGCAAATCAATTTTTATACTCTTGGTAGGTCTTCTGACTTACTCCATTCTAAAAACCTTCCCATTCTTAACTTGAACAGTGGTATTTCTTTTAGAACTTTTACGGAGCTTACAGCAGCGGGTCTGTTCAGGATTTTCACCTGATTCCCTGTTACCGAAATGTTACTTTCGCACCAAAAGTGGTTCAAATGTATCATTTTTTTACTGATTTACAATATGCATTTATGTTAAGGATGAACTTTAATGTTGTCTTTCGCGATCTTAACATTATTTATAAAGAAACAAACATTTGTCATTCTAAACTGGTTACTGTGGTCACTCAAAGTACGGTCCCTGAGGCCCTCGAAGGGAGCATAGTCGAAGTGGAGGATCTCATCAAATGAGTAACACTCACAACCCTCAACCCATAACTCTTTCCCCACTTTGAGTAATTTTCGTTGCTCCAGCAAATGAAAATTGTATCGAGAAGTAAGACGTTTGATCAAAGTTCTCAGCATTATAAATATCGCTTTAATTCTTCGACAGGCACAGAATGACAAGGTCTGGTCCATTAACGATTGTATTGAAGATATTACTTAAAACGTACTACGTAAAACCTAATAAAAATTGGCCTTTAGATTTGTAGTCGATATGGTTAAATTTCGTCTCATTTCTCGATACAAAAATCAAAGATTTTCACTCGAAATGACGAAATTAATTTTCTGGATGTAGTGAATAAGAAGCTGAAACCAATTCAGCTTGACAGGGAGAGTTTGTAAATCATCGATGCGCTATTTAAGTTCTACCACTAGAAGTCTAGATATTATTCTTTGACAGGTACAGAATGATAAGGTCTGGTCCAATAACGATTGTAATGAAGAAAAGAATGTATCACTTAAAACGTAGTTAATAAAAGATTGGCATTTAAAACATCCGCGTAAAGAAAATCCTTTTCTCTAAGGACAAGAATGAATTAGCGAATGATTTAATTCATTCCCTTAGAGAAAAGATTTTTAGCGAAGATGTTTTACAGCCTTGACTTTTTTGTTTCGTTTTTGTGTCAAGACAACCCCGAAGGGTTCATGAATACAATATTACCAATACTAAAAACTTATGAATAAAAATGAAAAAATATCTATTTTGATTTTTTTGGTTCCTTTTTTATTCAAGGAAAAAGTGATGAATATAGAAGTAACTATTTGATCTTTCGTCTAATTTCTCGATACAAAAATCAAAGATTTTCACTCGAAATGCGACATTTGCTTTAAGCTTTACGCTTAATGGTTGTGAGTAATGAATTTTGAAATTAGAAATTTTACTTTTGTTCTAATTTCTAATTTCTAATTTCTAACTTCTAACATCTATCTTCCGTCACTTCGAGTGAATTTTCGAAATGCAATGTAGAAAATTTGTATCGAGAAGTAAGACGTTTGATCTAAGTTCTCAAAATTATACTGAAAGCTTTAATTCTTCGACAAGCTCCTTTAGATTTGAAAATCTTAAATTGTAGTATAAAAAGAAGAGAAAAGAGTTTGAGTACACTATAACGAGCTCAGAGCTATATAATCTCATATTCTGATTAAGACTCAACTCTTTCTTATCAAATTCTCAAATAGAAATTCGGGTTAAAAACCCATTAGTAAGGAATCGAGTTATTGATAAGTTTCTCTTCTCATTAAAATCAAATGTATGGAAAAAATCGTTATGGGTATTGATGTGAGTAAATTAACTTTAGACATCTGCATTCAAGAAAATGGAGTAAATCGCTTTGACACTATTCCTAATACTGAAAAAGCAATCAAAGCTTTTTTCAAACAATTTGTTAAGAAACAAAATGTTCTAATTGGTATGGAGAACACGGGGAGATTTAATGCCCTTCTTTACAACGTATTAATTCAACATTCTTTTGCCGTTTATGTTATCAATCCTTTGCATTTGAAAAAAAGTATGGGTTTAGTTAGAGGTAAAAATGATAAAATTGACAGCGAACGTATTGCTGTATTTTTACTAAAGAATTATATGGATCTTGAGCAATGGAAACCTAATTCGAAAGTCATTGAAAAAATAAAATTATTGAATGCAGAAAGAAAACATCGTGTTAAAATAAGAGCTGGATTATTAGCTCAAACACAAGATGAACAATTCTTAAAATCAATTATGGATAAAGCTGTTTTACGTTTAAACTCTAAGCTTATAGATGTCTTAACCAAACAAATTAATGAAATAGAAGACAGAATCTATCAATTAATTTGTGAAGATGAACAACTTCATAACCATTATAAAAGAATACAATCAATTCCTGGTGTAGGAAAAGTTTTAGCATTTAATATGTTGATAAAAACAGATGGTTTTACAACCATAAATACACCAAGACAAATGGCTTGCTATGCTGGAATAGCTCCGTTTGATTTTCAGTCAGGTACATCCATAAGAAGAAGACCTAAAGTTTCTTCATTAGCTGATAAAGAACTAAAAAAACTATTGCATTTAGCAGCTATGAGTGCTATTCGATTAGAAAATGACTTGGCGATTTATTATCATCGAAAAGTAGACGAAGGAAAAAATAAAATGGCGGTTTTAAATGCTATTGTATGTTGTCAAAATAAATGAGGCACTTCTTTCTAAAAATTAAGAGAGTGTTTGTTTTATAAATTTATTATTTTTTCTTGAAAATACAATTGCCTTCTTTTTGCAATTGTTTGTTGTTTAATAATTGCTCTTTGTTCTAAAATTTTCTCTGCTCGACCAAAATACACATCCGAAGGCGTAAGATTGTTCAAAGCTTCATGATACCTGCAATTGTTGTAGTTTTCTACAAACTTATTTAACGCTTCTGTCAGCTCATCAGGATGGTAATAATGATCTAATTTTACTACATTTTTCATTGTCCTGTGATACCTTTCGATTTTCCCTTGGGTTTGCGGGTGTAGTGGTTTACCTCTAACATGCTCCATTTTTTGCGTATTTTTCAAGTAATCTTTTAATTCACTTGACACATAACAAGGGCCATTATCAGATAATAATTTTGGTTTCTGTTTCGCTTTTAATTTCGCTTTTTCAATTGCTGTTTTAACGGTTCTTTTAACATCTTCTACATAATTCCCAATGAATAATATATCGGCTGTAATCGTCTAAAATTGTGCTTAAATAATACCATCCCCATCCTATAATTTTAAAATATGTGAAATCAGTCTGCCACATTTGATGAACAAAATTGGTTTTATCTTTAAATTCGTTCGCGGCTGCAATTAAAATATGATTGGGAGCAGGAATTAAATCTCGTTGCTTCAATATCCGATAAACACTCGATTCTGAAATATAAATTCATCAGTCATCTTAAAAGCCAATTCTCTAGCGGATAATTCAGGATAATCCAACGCTAATTCTACCATTAAATCCTTCTGAGAATCAGGTATACTATTCCATTTTCGATGGGTTGAATAATTTTTTGATTCTAAACCTTCAAATCCATTTTCTAAATAATTTGAGTACCATTTATAGAAGGTACTCCGTGCAATTCCGAACTCCTCTAAAGTACGTTTAACTCCAATTTCAGAGCGAGTTACAATCTGTATAATTTCGTGTTTTTCACTTGCTGATAATCGCATATATTTCTTGAATTTTGTTTTTAATCCAACGAGTTCAAGGTTTTTTTTACGATATCATAACGAACCACTAAATCAGCTACAATCTCTTTTAAACGCTGATTTTCTTTACGTAATTCACTTACATCGTCACTTGTAGCTTCTCGAGTAATATCTCCAGACAATCGCTTTTTTCCAGCTTCTAGAAATTCTTTATTCCACTTATAAAATTGAGATTGACTAATACTATATTTTCTACAAAGTTCAGCTATCGAAGTTTCTGCTCGTAAAGCTTCCATTACAATTAAAATCTTTTGTTCCGCTGTAAATATTCGTCTTGTATTTTGACGAATATCTTTTACAAATTTCTCTGGAGTTGGTTTTTTGGATGTTGCCATAATTAAAGTTAATGATTTTTAAAACACTCCCTTAAATTTTAGGTCTTAGATGTCCACTTTTTGCTGACGATTTACAATTCCAAAAGACAAATACGAGGAACTGATGCTGGATTTATACGGGATATTTGAAGATTAATAAGAAAAGCGTCTTGAGCGACGCTTTTAATACTTTTAATCTAAAAATAATATCCATCCAAATAGTGGAAACCATCGATTTCATCTCTTTGGTTTTTAAAGATCACATAGGGATCATTGGGTTGATGTTCATAAGCCATGTATTCCTCTTCGTTTGTAAACGTTACATCGCGAAGGACAATGTTATATCCCAACAATATGAATTTCTTTTCTAATTCATGTGTTATGTTTATGCCTTCAATCACGGTTTGATCCGATTGCATTTGATCTAGTTCCTTTATAATTTCATCGTATAAAGTCCCTTCAATTGGAACAAAATCTTTTAAATGTTTTAATTGATAAAATAATTCAAATGGGGTTTCATCCACTAAAGCTTCGTACATCACATCAGATAATTCATCGGGATGAATTTTATCGCATGTTTCAATATAGTCCACATAATTATCCAATTCAAATGTCAAATAAAGGGCTTTTGCTGTGGTTTTTATTTCTTCCCAGTAGTGCACATAAATTTCATCCATCTGTGTTTTGAAGTCCTCTTCATAGGCTTCAATGTATTGATAGATTTGATTCAGTAAATCATCAATTTTATGCACTAAAATATTCGATCCTGAAGTTTGTAAATGTAAAGTGGGGTAATTCATTTTATTTTCGAATAAAGTTCATGAAATTGTGATCAATTTAATAAAAATATATTTACGCTAAACCTATATTTATAATAATAAATAATTTCTAATTAAAGTAGTTGAAAAATAATGAAATAGTATGCCTGTTTTATTAAAAAAAAGGAAAAAGTATGATAGGAATTTAAAAAATGAAAATTTTTTACGGAAATCCTCAATTTACAAATGGTCTTTTATTTTTATATTTATAACGTTTAAACAATTATTCTAATGATTTATCTAGATAATGCATCAACTACAAAGATCAATGAAGAAGTACTAAATGCAATGATGCCTTATTTTGATCAACTTTTCTACAATGCTTCAAGTAATCACAAAGAAGCTCAGCACCTTAAAAATAAAATTGAAGAAGCTAGAAAACAGTGCTCAAATTTAATTCATGCAGATGCAGAAGAAATTATTTTTACTTCGGGAGCTACCGAAAGTATCAACTATGCTTTAAAAGGTTATTTTGAAGAAAACTTCGAAAAAGGAAATCATATCATCACTTGTAAAACTGAGCATAAGGCCGTTTTAAAAACATGTGAATATCTAGAAACGAAGGGGATAGATGTTACCTATTTGGATGTTGATTCAAAAGGACGTATCGATTTAGGGGAGTTACAAAATGCTATTACTGATGATACTGCTATGATTGCGATAATGTTTGCAAACAATGAAACTGGAGTTTTGCAAGATATTGAAGCGATAGGTTCGATAGCAAAAAATAACAACGTCAAATTTTTCTGTGATGCAACTCAAGCTATAGGAAAAATTCCTATAGATGTAAAACAACTCCATATTGATTTGTTATGTATGAGTGCACATAAAATTAATGGTCCAAAAGGTATTGGATTTTTATATGTTAAAAAAGGAATTCGATTAACTCCTTTACTTCATGGAGGTGCTCAAGAAAATGATAATAGAGGAGGAACATATAACACTCCATTAATTGTAGGATTGGGTAAAGCAATTGAAATCTCACAACGATATTTAATTCAAAAAAATATGCACTATCTCAACTTATATCGTCATTTATTTGAATGGATTAATAGTAAATCTAATATTCGTATAATAGGAGATGAAAGTAATCGTTTATATAATATTGTTAATATAAAAATTCATAATTTTGATGCTTCAATATTTGTAGAATCGTCTAAGGAATTTGCTGTGAGTAATGGATCTGCATGTACTTCAAGAATTATAGAAGGTTCACATGTATTAAAAGCAATGGGTTTATCTGATCAGGAATGTAACCAATGCTTAAGAATATCATTTGATGAAAATACACAAATTGAACATATCATTCAATTTTTAAAAAACATAAGTTAAATGCTGAAAGACATAACTTTACCTAATTCATATACTTATACTTCTAAAAATGAATTTGATCCTTTTCGATTTCATTTAGAATGTTTGATGAACTCAACTTCGCTAGATCTTTTATTAGGTTATTTTAGTTCCAGTGCTATTCGATTATTATCAATTGGATTTGCTTCATTTATACATCGAAATGGTAAAATTCGTTTAGCAATCAACAATGTTTTATCAGAAAAAGATAGAAATGTATTTGAAAAAGGAAAGGATTCTAATGTTCCTAATGATTTAATTGATCTTACCAATCTTAAACAACTTAAGGAATCATTTTCAGAATATAACACCCATTTCTTTGAATGTTTGGCTTGGTTAATTGCTAATGATAAAATTGAATTTGTAATTATTTCACCAAAGGAAGGTAAAGGTATTTCTCACTATAAGGAAGGCGTATATTCTGATGGTGTAGATAAAATGGCATTCTCAGGTTCTCAAAATTTTACTGCTTATGGTTTAACTGAAAATTTAGAAACATTAGAATGTTTTCCTAGTTGGATAATAGGAAATGAATCAAGAGTAGAAGAAAAAGCAAAACGTATCAGTGATACAATTGAATTTAAACGTAATGATGTTTTAAATTATTTAGATATTAATGAAATAAAAACTGAAATAACTTCAAATTTTGGTGACAAAGAATTTGAAGAATTATTAGTTAATGAGAAAAAATTATTTGAAAAAATACAAAACATTAGCAAGTCTTATGTTTATGAAGAAGTTTCTTCTATAATAAACGAACAAATAGAAGAATATGAATTAACTCCTAGATTTCCATATAAAGAAGGTCCTAGAGAGTATCAAATGCAAGCCTATCAAAACTGGGTTCAAAATGATTACAAAGGCCTTTTTGCGATGGCAACTGGTACAGGGAAAACGTTGACTTCTTTAAATTGTGTTTTACAAGAATATATTTTAAATAAGTTCTATAAATTTTTAGTACTTGTTCCTACAACTGCACTAGCAAAACAATGGGTGGAAGAAGCTGCTGATAAATTTAATTATCAAAATATAGTTTTATGCTGTAGTGAAAATCAGAACTGGAAAGAGGAACTGTCCCAAATTGGGAAAAGCATTGTCTTTGGTCGTCCGATAAATTATGGTATCATTACAACATACGCTAGTTTTAAAGGGATCAAATTTCAAACAACTTTTAAAGAATTTTTCCAAGAAGATTTTAATAATATTACACTCATAGCGGACGAAGCTCATAATTTTGGTTCATCAGGATTTCTAAAAGTAATTCCAGAATTTATATCTAAAAGAATAGGATTATCTGCTACTCCGGAAAGACAATTCGATGATGTAGGTAATAAAATGTTAAATGAATATTTTTCCTGTTCAGATGAAGAATATACGTTTGAGTATAATATGAAAACTGCAATTGAGAATGGAATTTTATGTAGATATTATTATCATCCAGTAATAGTAAATCTTGAAATCGATGAACAAGAAAGATATTTAAAGATTTCTAAGGAATTACTTAAATATATAGATCCTGATACGGGTAAATATAGAGAGTCTGAATATGTAAATAATCTTTTAATCAAACGTAAAAACATTATTCATAAAGCGCAAAATAAATTAAGTGCTTTAGTTAAAATAGTTAATGAAATTGGTAAAGATAATTTCAAAAGAGCTTTTATTTACGTTCCTGAAGGTATTGAAGTTGACTATTCAGAAAAAGATCAAGTACCATCAGAATACGAGGAAGATACAAGTAAATTAATTGATACTTACGTTAACGAATTATATAGTCATTTTGAACTAAAAATGGCAAAGTTTACTGGAGAAACGAAAAATAGAGATCAAATATTAAATCAATTTAAACAAGGAAAATTAGATGCTTTAATAGCAATGAAATGTTTAGATGAAGGAGT from Faecalibacter sp. LW9 encodes:
- a CDS encoding YncE family protein, producing the protein MRKFIRLSVLMGLSFATFSCNDDDRIVGNDQEVIGQPEPTAITGFYLLNEGNMGSNKASIDFMDLATGTYSRNIYSTANPEIVRSLGDVGNDIKIYGGKLYSVINASNFIEVMDVKTARHIATIPLENGRYLTFKDGKGYATSYAGPIATDPSAPLGKVVEFDTINFAISREVTVGYQPDELEIVGQNLYVANSGGYRYPDYDRTVSVVDLNTFTETQKIDVEVNLHRIKKDSDGDLYVTTRGNYYDVASNLYVIDSRTHQIKKTFNIPVSNFTIVGDYLYYYSNEFSYETFSYEKTYGIINVRTEQQVSDRLINNPIVDEIETPYGIAVNQFNGDIFITDAANYVSDGYIYCFAKDGTLKWKTTGGNIPAHLAFVYQ
- a CDS encoding TonB-dependent receptor — encoded protein: MRTIYQLYFCCLCIIGLGSFVDGQEVKDSVYHLQQVNLNHSKPLELIAPQTLEGATLTRLNSHTVADALRYFSGVQLKDYGGVGGLKTVDVRSMGSQHVGVYYDGIQLGNAQNGVVDLGKYSLDDLESISLYNGQKSNIFQSAKDYASASSIYLQSKKPVFESKNYNLTVRYKTGSIQLINPSARFEYKISDKISTSISTEYVKSDGEYKFRVIKRNADNSIAHDTTAIRKDGQIEAKRFEVGFYGQHGTLNWNVKGYSYLSDRGIPAAIIRNGFDAKGQTLTDKNYFAQGSIQKKWGKFESRINLKYAHDFTHYVDTVSSIKTQNKYTQQEFYFSSAHYYKIQSNWDMNVAYDFQYNQLDATLKNFSYPQRYTQLVALATTYQFKRLKLQGSILGSFVREQVEMNTSAPDKTVWTPTIIGSYQPLNTKEFYINAFYKRVFRMPTFNDLYYTNIGYSNLKPEYTNQYNLGLDYTWKKLGRLHYLNAKLDAYYNEVEDKIIAAPNGSMFRWMMMNLGKVQIKGADVKLQGAFDVRKLVLKTTLNYTYQQAQDYTSPNRSYYKDQIPYVPVHSGSFVMNSTYKTWGFNYSFLYVGERYDANQNNNKYNYIKPWFTHDLSIQKSFELKNIRLNGSFEVNNIMNKYYDIVLNYPMPGRQFKLIISAYL
- a CDS encoding IS110 family transposase, translating into MEKIVMGIDVSKLTLDICIQENGVNRFDTIPNTEKAIKAFFKQFVKKQNVLIGMENTGRFNALLYNVLIQHSFAVYVINPLHLKKSMGLVRGKNDKIDSERIAVFLLKNYMDLEQWKPNSKVIEKIKLLNAERKHRVKIRAGLLAQTQDEQFLKSIMDKAVLRLNSKLIDVLTKQINEIEDRIYQLICEDEQLHNHYKRIQSIPGVGKVLAFNMLIKTDGFTTINTPRQMACYAGIAPFDFQSGTSIRRRPKVSSLADKELKKLLHLAAMSAIRLENDLAIYYHRKVDEGKNKMAVLNAIVCCQNK
- a CDS encoding cysteine desulfurase family protein translates to MIYLDNASTTKINEEVLNAMMPYFDQLFYNASSNHKEAQHLKNKIEEARKQCSNLIHADAEEIIFTSGATESINYALKGYFEENFEKGNHIITCKTEHKAVLKTCEYLETKGIDVTYLDVDSKGRIDLGELQNAITDDTAMIAIMFANNETGVLQDIEAIGSIAKNNNVKFFCDATQAIGKIPIDVKQLHIDLLCMSAHKINGPKGIGFLYVKKGIRLTPLLHGGAQENDNRGGTYNTPLIVGLGKAIEISQRYLIQKNMHYLNLYRHLFEWINSKSNIRIIGDESNRLYNIVNIKIHNFDASIFVESSKEFAVSNGSACTSRIIEGSHVLKAMGLSDQECNQCLRISFDENTQIEHIIQFLKNIS
- a CDS encoding DEAD/DEAH box helicase family protein, with translation MLKDITLPNSYTYTSKNEFDPFRFHLECLMNSTSLDLLLGYFSSSAIRLLSIGFASFIHRNGKIRLAINNVLSEKDRNVFEKGKDSNVPNDLIDLTNLKQLKESFSEYNTHFFECLAWLIANDKIEFVIISPKEGKGISHYKEGVYSDGVDKMAFSGSQNFTAYGLTENLETLECFPSWIIGNESRVEEKAKRISDTIEFKRNDVLNYLDINEIKTEITSNFGDKEFEELLVNEKKLFEKIQNISKSYVYEEVSSIINEQIEEYELTPRFPYKEGPREYQMQAYQNWVQNDYKGLFAMATGTGKTLTSLNCVLQEYILNKFYKFLVLVPTTALAKQWVEEAADKFNYQNIVLCCSENQNWKEELSQIGKSIVFGRPINYGIITTYASFKGIKFQTTFKEFFQEDFNNITLIADEAHNFGSSGFLKVIPEFISKRIGLSATPERQFDDVGNKMLNEYFSCSDEEYTFEYNMKTAIENGILCRYYYHPVIVNLEIDEQERYLKISKELLKYIDPDTGKYRESEYVNNLLIKRKNIIHKAQNKLSALVKIVNEIGKDNFKRAFIYVPEGIEVDYSEKDQVPSEYEEDTSKLIDTYVNELYSHFELKMAKFTGETKNRDQILNQFKQGKLDALIAMKCLDEGVDVPQTQYAVFCSSTGNPRQYIQRRGRVLRMHKEKEFAIIYDLIVKPTIDHTNTDESLTKMEKNIFLSELRRLVNFAVLSENKDKSLQGLEELCYDLNIDIYELANNELNNYK